One window of Mesorhizobium sp. WSM4904 genomic DNA carries:
- a CDS encoding methyltransferase domain-containing protein: MKGQRVLQSKFTSGFVCPTCYAELAAGPVTLTCKSCSAIYPIRQGIPFFAEPPVRQGFDASFHEEAYAGTSTRARLYNSLKRLITSEYSPHDTLNSFLASVPEHAIVIEFGSGARRIRSDVLNIDLFPAPNVDLVADIEHTPLPSNSVDYVILDSVIEHVPNPAAVVDEVMRVLRPGGKLLCINPFLFPYHGYPAHYCNFTKDGIEQLLRRFGSVEVQTHQGPTSAIVNILSEYVGVIVGRENRTRYMLAKGAVLTLTFPLKFIDKLLVDRPESHRIASMLSTIAIK; encoded by the coding sequence TTGAAAGGACAGCGCGTGCTGCAATCCAAATTCACGTCGGGCTTTGTCTGCCCAACCTGCTATGCTGAGCTTGCGGCCGGCCCAGTTACCCTAACATGCAAGTCTTGCTCCGCCATCTATCCCATACGACAGGGCATTCCGTTCTTTGCCGAGCCACCGGTAAGGCAAGGCTTCGACGCCAGCTTCCATGAAGAGGCGTATGCCGGCACCAGCACCCGCGCCCGCCTCTACAATTCGCTGAAACGACTCATCACAAGCGAGTATTCACCGCACGACACGCTGAACTCGTTTCTAGCATCGGTGCCTGAACACGCTATAGTCATTGAGTTCGGCTCCGGCGCTCGGCGCATCCGCTCCGACGTGCTCAATATAGACTTGTTCCCCGCACCGAATGTCGATCTCGTCGCGGATATCGAGCACACCCCCCTTCCGAGCAACTCAGTCGATTACGTCATTCTGGATAGCGTGATCGAGCATGTTCCCAATCCGGCTGCGGTGGTCGATGAAGTGATGCGCGTCCTGAGGCCAGGAGGCAAGCTGCTGTGCATCAACCCGTTCCTGTTTCCATATCATGGCTACCCCGCTCATTACTGCAACTTCACGAAGGACGGAATCGAGCAGCTTCTTCGGCGGTTTGGAAGCGTTGAGGTTCAAACGCATCAGGGACCGACGAGTGCAATCGTCAACATCCTTTCCGAGTACGTTGGGGTAATTGTGGGTCGGGAGAACCGGACCCGCTACATGTTGGCGAAGGGCGCAGTCTTAACGCTAACATTCCCGCTCAAGTTCATCGACAAATTGCTTGTCGATCGCCCAGAGAGTCACCGGATCGCCAGTATGCTCAGCACCATCGCGATCAAATAA